The DNA segment TCGCGCCGAAGTTCAGCGCGTCCCGCCTTCTCTCCGACTGCGCGCGATACGGTGCCGTCGAGTTCAACACGCTCGGTGGCATGATCTCGATCCTGCTCAAGCAGCCACCGAGTCCGCTCGACCGCGAACACGAGGTCAGGGTGGTGCTGTCGGCTGGTTGCCCAGCCAACCGCTGGCGCGAGTTCGAAGACCGGTTCGGGATCAGGATCGTCGAGTGGTTCGGCATGGTCGATTCGCCGGGAATTCTGCTCAACGACACGGGAAGAGTCGGTTCGATGGGCAGGGGCGGTGTCGCGGGGATCGAGTTCAGGGTCGTCGACGACGCCGACCGGCCGCTGGGACCGCAGGAGGTGGGCGAACTCGTGTTCCGGCACCCCCGAGGGGCGACGACGAGCTATCACAACCTGCCCGGCGCCACGGCGCGCGCCTACCGCGGCGGCTGGTTCCATTCCGGCGATCTGGCCGACTACGACGAGGACGGTTTCTTCTACTACCGGGGGCGCAAACGCGAGTCCATGCGCAGACTCGGCGAGAACGTGTCGGCATGGGAGATCGAATCCGTGCTCAACACCCACCCCGCCGTGCTCGACAGCGCGGCTCACGCCGTCGCCTCCGAACTCGGTGACGAGGACATCAAGGTGTGTGTCGTGCTCCGTTCCGCCTACGACGCCGAGCCAGGCGAACTGCTGCTGTTCTGCGTGGAGCGGATGGCCTACCACGCCGTACCGCGCTACGTCGAATTCCTCGAAGCGCTGCCCAAAACGGCCACCGAGCGCAACCAATACGCGACGCTGAGGGAGCGAGGTCTGACACCATCCACTTGGGACAGGGAAACGGAGGGGAGCTCATGGCTGAAGTCCAGATCGCCGGCGCGGCCATGACCCGGTTCGGAAAGTTCGCGACCAGCACGATCCGTTCGCTTTCGGAGGAGGCGGTCGCCGCCGCACTCGCCGACGCGGGAATAGCGGCCCGTGACGTCGACGCCGTGTTCTTCGGAAACGCCGCGGCCGGGCTGCTCACCGGTCAGGAAATGATCAGGGGCCAGGTCGCGCTGCGCAACACCGGACTGCTCGGCGTCCCGATCGCCAACGTCGAAAACGCGTGTGCCACGGCGGCGACCGCGTTTCACCTCGCCGTGACGGCTGTCCATTCGGAGGTGGTCGACATCGCGCTCGCCGTCGGCGCGGAAAAACTCACTCACGTGGACAAACGGCGCTCGTTCGCCGCGCTTTCGGCTGCCGTCGATCTTTTCGCCTTTTCCGAATTGTCCCGTACGGTCCCGGTCACGCAAGAATCGGCCGCACCGATTCGGCGACCGAAACTCCATTCCGTCTTCATGGACGTCTACGCTGCCACTACCCGCGCCTACCTGGCGCGGTCGGACGCGAAGCCACGCGATTTCGCGGAGGTCGCCGTGAAAAATCACCGGCATGCGGCGCTGAACCCCAAGGCGCAGTCCCGCGAGCGGGTCACCGTCGAGCAGGTGCTCGGCAGTCCCGTTGTCGCCGCGCCGTTGACGATGCTCATGTGCTCGCCGATCGGGGACGGTGCCGCCGCGATCGTCGTGTGCTCGGCCCGCAGGGCGAAAGCCCTCGGCGCCGCACGAGTGAGAGTCAGGGCGTGCGCTCTGGTGTCGGGCACGACGAGCGCGGTACCCGGCTCGCGCGTGCGCGCGGCCGCGCACGCCTACGAACAGGCCGGTGTCGGCCCCTCCGACATCGACGTACTGGAACTGCATGATGCGGCGGCACCTGCCGAGCTCATCGGCTACGAGCACCTCGGCCTGTGCGGGCAGGGCGAAGGCGCCGCGCTGCTGCGCTCGGGCGCCACCCGGCTTGGCGGCGCGCACGTGGTGAACCCCTCCGGCGGGCTGCTCGCGAAAGGCCATCCGATCGGAGCGACCGGATGCGGGCAGCTTGTCGAACTCGCCGACCAGCTTCGCGGCCGGTGCGGACCGAGGCAGGTGCCCGGGGCGCGCGTGGCGCTCGCGGAAAACGGTGGTGGCCTCATCGGCGAGGACGCGGCCGCGACGGTCGTCACCGTGCTTTCGACGTGAAAGGACGAACAATGGAGTTCAAGCGGGTGATCGGCACGCGGCGCACGATCCGGTTCTTCGAACCGAATCGTGCCGTCGAGCCGGAGAAGATCCAGATCATGCTCGAAGCGGCCAACCGGGCTTCCCGTGCGGTCAACGCCGATTTCGTCAAGGCGATCGTGTGCTACCGCGACGAACTCACCGACGAGGTGCGGGAGCAACTGAAAACGCCCACGACGACGGTGCAGCTCGATCTCGCCCCTGTCGCGATCTTCTGGTACGGGGATCTTGCATTCGCCGACAACGCCCAGTCCAGGCTGAAGGAACTGGTCGATCTCGGCGCGTTGCCGGTGACTCACGGATGGTCACACAGCTACGTGGACGACGTCGCCGTCGCCCAGTCCGTCGAACCGATGTCGAAGGACGCCATGGCCAGCACCTGGGCGGTGTCGGTCGAGTCGGGGCTCGCCATCGCGCAGGCGATGCTGGCTGGCGTCGACGAGGGACTCGGCGTCGGCCTGCACTCGTTCGAAGCCGAGACGGCCAAGGCCGTGCTCAAGGTTCCGGACAACTGGATTCCCATGTGGATGTTGCTGGTCGGCTATCCGGCCGAAAGCCACGAGGCGGGAGGGCAGCGGCCACGGCGCCCGCTCGGCGACAACTTCCACCGCGGTCAGTACGGCTCGCCGTGGGACGAGATTCCCGAGGTCACCGAGCGGCTCAAGAAGGAAGGCATGATCCAGGCGCCCATGGATCCCACGCTCCGGTTCGCCGAGATCAGGCGGCTGGCCGAGCGCTTCGGGCTGCCCCTGTGAACACGCTGAGCACCGGAGCCTTCTCCGGCGACCGGTCGGTGCGGCACTGGCTGTCCGAATTGGAGCCATACCGCGAAGGCAGGGCAGCGACCAGCGCTCGGCTCGCCGTGCTCGGTGCGTTCTGCGCGCACGCGGGCAAATCCCCCGACGAGCTCGTCGCCTTCTGCTTCCTCAGGAAAAAGACGACGGGGCAACGGTTTCTCAGCGGCGCCAGGCGGCGAGCCGTCAACGGCATGCTGGAGAAGTTCGTCGCCGAGCAGGGCTGGATCGGCAAGGAAGCGGTCAGCAACACCAACGTCGTCAGAAGCTTCCTGATCCACAATGGAATCCTGATCCAAGGTGCCGTCTGGCGCGGGCCGTGATGTCCGTCAACTCCGCCGCCACCCGGTGTTGAGCCTGCCACCGGCGACCAGTTCCACCGCGATCAGCACGGCAAGCGACTCCGCAGCGAGCAGGCCGACGAGAACCAGCAACTGGGTGACCCCGGCCTGCACTGGGCTCGCGCCGCCGAGCAGCACGCCGACGTAGGCGCCGGGCAGGGTCACCAGCCCGACTGTTCTTGTCTGGTCGAGCGGCGGGATCAGCGCGTGCCCCGCCGATGGCTTGCAGATCTCCAGCGCGGCGGCGCGGTCGCCGAGACCGAGCGCCAGCGCCGCCTCGTACTCACCGTGACGCGCCCGCAGTTCGTCGACGGCGCGGCGAGCCGACTGCGACGTCGCGGTCATGGCGCCACCGATGATGATCCCGGCGACCGGGACGACGGCTATCGGGCTCGGTGGGACGACTCCCGAGGCGAGCACGACACCAAGCACCGGAGCGACCCCGCCGCCGATGGCCATCGCCACCGGAACCACCTCGCGTGGCACGCCGATCCGGCGAGCGGAGGTGGCGACGGCGACGCTGAACATCAGCAGCACGAAACCCGCGGTCAGCCAGCCTGACCGCAGGATCCCCGCGATCACGAACGACACAGCGGCCAACTGGACCGCGGCCCGCACCCCGGCCAGCAGGAAAGCGCGCCACGAACCGAGACCGCCGAACCGCACGACGAGCACCGCGATCGCCAGCAGCACCACCACAACCACCACGAGGGCGGGGCCGACGACGATGCCACCGCCATGGGAACCATCGGACACGCCGTTGATCCTGTCCTACCGCGCGTTAGCCTCGCAGGCGTGACCACTGAAGAGCCCGATTTCCCTCAGGTCCGTTTCCGCCGCCCACCAGGGGCGTCGCAGTTGCTGCTCATCCGGCACGGCGCGTCGGCGTCGGCCAAGGAGAGCGAGCCGTTCCCGCTGGTCGGCGGGCAAGGTGATCCGGAACTGGCGGAAGAGGGCCGCGCGCAAGCCGAACTGCTCGCGCGGCGGCTGACCGAGGAGAACGACGCAGAGCCGCTGTCGGCCATCTACGTCACCCCGCTGCGCCGCACCGCGCAGACGGCGGCGCCGCTCACGCGAGCGCTCGGCCTCACCCCCGCTGTCGAACCCGATCTGCGCGAAGTGCACCTCGGCGAGTGGGAAGGCGGGTTGTTCCGCAAGCACGTCGCGGAAAACCACCCCGTCACCCAGCGGCTGGCGACCGAGAAACGGTGGGATGTCATCCCTGGTGCCGAACCGGACGAGCGGTTCGCGGCACGGGTCAGGGCCGCGATCGAACGCATCGCCGCGGCACACGTGGATCAGCGCGTCGCGGTGTTCACCCACGGCGGGGTCATCGGGCAGGCCATCGCACTGGCCTCGGGGGCGCCCTCGCTCACCTTCGTCGGCGCGGACAACAGTTCGATCTCCGAACTCGTGCTCGTCGGCGATCGCTGGCTGGTGCGCCGGTTCAACGACGCCGCCCACCTCGGGCCGTGAACGGCCGAGGCCGTGTCTGAGAATCCCATTGTCGGCGAAGGATCATCAGACCCGGCCTAGTCGATCAGGCCGGCCTCGGCGAGTGTGGTGAGGATCCGTTGCCCCGCGGGCGGGCACCGGTTCGCGTCACCGCTGGTGAACCAGCCCAGCTCGGCGATCTCTCTTCCCGCGACGAGGCTGCCGCTGTAGTCGGCGGTGTAGGCGGTCATGTGCACTCTGCGCCCGTCGGCGAACCCGTCGGCGGGCGCGTCGAGCACGCCGAAGAGGCTGAAACTCAGCGGATCGAGCTCGACCTGGAGTTCTTCCCTGATCTCCCTGCACAGTGCCGCGACGTCGCTCTCGCCGTGTTCGCGTTTGCCGCCTGGCAGGTAGAACCTGCTCTTGCCGTCCGTCCGCACCGAAAGCAGCCTGCGATCTCGCACCAGTACCCACGCCAGGCTGTCGATATCGCGCGTCGTCACGGCCGCCACGGTAATCGTCGGTGGGCGGAGGCATCATGGCGGTATGTACGCCGAGGTCGCGCCACCACCCGCGCTCGCGGGCGCCGTGCGCTGCCTGTGGCTGGCGAAACCGGAGGAGCCGAAGCCGATCGTCCCCGACGGCTGCCTCGACCTGATGGTCGCCGGTGAGCGGGTTTTCGTGGCGGGACCCGACACCACCACCTGGCACACGAGCCAGGCCGAAGGACCGGTGGTGCACGGCATTCGGTTCCGTACGGGCCACGCGCCACGGGTGCTGGGTGTCGCCGCGGACGAACTCACGAATCAGCGGGTGTCGCTGGCCGAGCTGTGGGGCGCCCCCGGAGCGCGCACGGCCGAACGGCTCGTCTCCCGCCCCGGCCTGCTCTCCGAGGTCGTCGCCGAACGCCTCGCCTCCGCGCGCTTCCCGGCTTCGGACCCCGCCCTCGACCTGATGATCCGGCGGCTCGATCACGGCGTGACGAGGGTGGCCACGGCGATGGCCGGTCTCGCGGGCAGCGAACGTCAGCTCCGGAGACGGTTCACCTCGGCCGTCGGATACGGTCCCGCGACCTATGTCCGCATTGCCCGGTTGCAGCGGGCGATCACCCTGGCCGGGGTCCACGTCGAACGCGGACTGTCGGCACTCGCCGTCGAAGCGGGCTACGCGGACCAGGCGCATCTCACACGTGACTGCCGCGAACTGACGGGAGCGACGCCGAGGGATTTCTTCCGTTCCCGGCGCCCCGCGCTCGTGGGGGCGAACTCCGGACAGTGATCAAGACCGGCCCGCAGTGGAAAACGTCGGAGAGACGCGGGGTGGACACCGGCACTCCAACGCAGGCACACTATCGAGGGTTGCCTACGGCATGTGTTGGATGATGTGCGTTCAGTGGCGATCTTGGTGAATTTCGGCACTATTCGGGCGACGAAACGCACGAACCCGCACATCCGGGTTAGTCTGAGCACATGACTGTCGCGCTTGAGAACGTCCTCGCCAGAGCCGGACTCAAGGTGAGTCCCGCGGAATTCCTCGCCTTGGTCGAAGCGGCGGCGCGCAGGCTGTCCCCGCCCAATCCGGACCCCTCACACTACTTCGCCGCCGAGCAGCGCGCGGCATTGACCGACGTCGGGCTCGACCTGTCCCCGTTCAGGGAAGGCGAGCACGACTACCGGGCACGCAGCGTGGTCGAGCACGCGGTACTGGCCGATTCGTCGCTCACGGTGATCGAAGCCGCCGCCCGTCTCGGCGTCGACGACAGCCGCATCCGGCACCGGTTGAAGGAACACCGGCTCACCGGATGGAAAGACCAGGGCGGCTGGCGCCTTCCGGCGTGGCAGTTCACCTCGACCAGCGTCCTTCCCGGGCTGGAGGTCGTCCTCCGCGCCGTACCCGAGGACCAGCCGGTGCTCGTCGTCGCCGCCTTCATGGGCACGCCGCAGCCCGACCTGGTGATCAACGGCAAGCAGGCGACTCCCCGGCAATGGCTACTGGCCGGCGGCGATCCCGAGCAGGTCGCCGAACTCGCCGTCACTCTCGGCACCCCGGTCTGAACGCGCGCACGGAGAGCACGAGGAACGGTAAAGCACCTTCATGGCAAGGCTGCCTTCGCCACCGGCGCGGTCGATTCTGCTCAACGAGTTGCGTCCCACGGAGGACATCGTCGCCGTACATCCCGCGACACGGCTCGTTCGCATCTTCACCGCGCACGGCAATCACCCACAGCGGTGGGATTCCTTCCGCTACACCGGCCCGCTGCCACACGGCCGGTTCGACCCACAGCAGGCCAAGTTCGGCGCGCCCGTCACCGACCCGAGGCAGGGAGTGCTGTACTTCGGCCTCTCGGTTCGCACGAGCGTCGCCGAGGTCTACCAGACGACCTCCACTGTGGACCGCAGGACACGCGGTCCACATCTCGTCGTCGTCCGTCCTTCCCGGACGCTGCGCCTGCTCGACCTGTGCGGGCTGTGGCCGACGAGAGTCGGTGCCTCGCAAGAGATCTCCAGCGGTCCCAAGAAGATCACGCAAGCGTGGGCGAGAGCGATTCGCGGCGCGTTCGGTGATCTCGACGGCGTCTGGTACCGCTCTTCGATGGATTCGGGCGCACCGGCCATCTGCCTGTGGGACCCACCGGGAGGCGGCGCGCTGCCCTCGTCGCCCGACGTCCTGCTCTCCCTCGACCACCCCGGCCTCGACATCCCGTTGAGCAGAGTGTGCGAGGAACTGAACTACCTGATGCTGAACTGACCGCGCCGGTTCACGGCCGGTTCACCGGAAGGTGGCGGCGCCACCAGTCGAGGACGGCCTCGAACCGCTGCACC comes from the Prauserella marina genome and includes:
- a CDS encoding NUDIX hydrolase → MTTRDIDSLAWVLVRDRRLLSVRTDGKSRFYLPGGKREHGESDVAALCREIREELQVELDPLSFSLFGVLDAPADGFADGRRVHMTAYTADYSGSLVAGREIAELGWFTSGDANRCPPAGQRILTTLAEAGLID
- a CDS encoding histidine phosphatase family protein, with protein sequence MTTEEPDFPQVRFRRPPGASQLLLIRHGASASAKESEPFPLVGGQGDPELAEEGRAQAELLARRLTEENDAEPLSAIYVTPLRRTAQTAAPLTRALGLTPAVEPDLREVHLGEWEGGLFRKHVAENHPVTQRLATEKRWDVIPGAEPDERFAARVRAAIERIAAAHVDQRVAVFTHGGVIGQAIALASGAPSLTFVGADNSSISELVLVGDRWLVRRFNDAAHLGP
- a CDS encoding DNA-binding protein; this translates as MTVALENVLARAGLKVSPAEFLALVEAAARRLSPPNPDPSHYFAAEQRAALTDVGLDLSPFREGEHDYRARSVVEHAVLADSSLTVIEAAARLGVDDSRIRHRLKEHRLTGWKDQGGWRLPAWQFTSTSVLPGLEVVLRAVPEDQPVLVVAAFMGTPQPDLVINGKQATPRQWLLAGGDPEQVAELAVTLGTPV
- a CDS encoding AMP-binding protein, which gives rise to MPRPRRVVEELVRARAEAHPDTVWLKWLDEEISWLTALSLSKRAANGLLELGVRPGERVALLLPNRPEFIWTHLAIQIIGAHSVPVNISQRGATLAHILTDSGASVIVFHDKLRDAVLSVRHRLPSVRRLVVCDGPAGGGIDWNTERLFACADTEPETGAATSETGAGSGVGMMYTSGTTGPPKGVVTADYDLRPVEALVRAAGVRPGETMYTGLPLFHGNALLVSMLGSIFADAKLALAPKFSASRLLSDCARYGAVEFNTLGGMISILLKQPPSPLDREHEVRVVLSAGCPANRWREFEDRFGIRIVEWFGMVDSPGILLNDTGRVGSMGRGGVAGIEFRVVDDADRPLGPQEVGELVFRHPRGATTSYHNLPGATARAYRGGWFHSGDLADYDEDGFFYYRGRKRESMRRLGENVSAWEIESVLNTHPAVLDSAAHAVASELGDEDIKVCVVLRSAYDAEPGELLLFCVERMAYHAVPRYVEFLEALPKTATERNQYATLRERGLTPSTWDRETEGSSWLKSRSPARP
- a CDS encoding nitroreductase family protein; the protein is MEFKRVIGTRRTIRFFEPNRAVEPEKIQIMLEAANRASRAVNADFVKAIVCYRDELTDEVREQLKTPTTTVQLDLAPVAIFWYGDLAFADNAQSRLKELVDLGALPVTHGWSHSYVDDVAVAQSVEPMSKDAMASTWAVSVESGLAIAQAMLAGVDEGLGVGLHSFEAETAKAVLKVPDNWIPMWMLLVGYPAESHEAGGQRPRRPLGDNFHRGQYGSPWDEIPEVTERLKKEGMIQAPMDPTLRFAEIRRLAERFGLPL
- a CDS encoding RES family NAD+ phosphorylase, which gives rise to MARLPSPPARSILLNELRPTEDIVAVHPATRLVRIFTAHGNHPQRWDSFRYTGPLPHGRFDPQQAKFGAPVTDPRQGVLYFGLSVRTSVAEVYQTTSTVDRRTRGPHLVVVRPSRTLRLLDLCGLWPTRVGASQEISSGPKKITQAWARAIRGAFGDLDGVWYRSSMDSGAPAICLWDPPGGGALPSSPDVLLSLDHPGLDIPLSRVCEELNYLMLN
- a CDS encoding helix-turn-helix transcriptional regulator — encoded protein: MYAEVAPPPALAGAVRCLWLAKPEEPKPIVPDGCLDLMVAGERVFVAGPDTTTWHTSQAEGPVVHGIRFRTGHAPRVLGVAADELTNQRVSLAELWGAPGARTAERLVSRPGLLSEVVAERLASARFPASDPALDLMIRRLDHGVTRVATAMAGLAGSERQLRRRFTSAVGYGPATYVRIARLQRAITLAGVHVERGLSALAVEAGYADQAHLTRDCRELTGATPRDFFRSRRPALVGANSGQ
- a CDS encoding thiolase family protein produces the protein MAEVQIAGAAMTRFGKFATSTIRSLSEEAVAAALADAGIAARDVDAVFFGNAAAGLLTGQEMIRGQVALRNTGLLGVPIANVENACATAATAFHLAVTAVHSEVVDIALAVGAEKLTHVDKRRSFAALSAAVDLFAFSELSRTVPVTQESAAPIRRPKLHSVFMDVYAATTRAYLARSDAKPRDFAEVAVKNHRHAALNPKAQSRERVTVEQVLGSPVVAAPLTMLMCSPIGDGAAAIVVCSARRAKALGAARVRVRACALVSGTTSAVPGSRVRAAAHAYEQAGVGPSDIDVLELHDAAAPAELIGYEHLGLCGQGEGAALLRSGATRLGGAHVVNPSGGLLAKGHPIGATGCGQLVELADQLRGRCGPRQVPGARVALAENGGGLIGEDAAATVVTVLST
- a CDS encoding ABC transporter permease, which produces MSDGSHGGGIVVGPALVVVVVVLLAIAVLVVRFGGLGSWRAFLLAGVRAAVQLAAVSFVIAGILRSGWLTAGFVLLMFSVAVATSARRIGVPREVVPVAMAIGGGVAPVLGVVLASGVVPPSPIAVVPVAGIIIGGAMTATSQSARRAVDELRARHGEYEAALALGLGDRAAALEICKPSAGHALIPPLDQTRTVGLVTLPGAYVGVLLGGASPVQAGVTQLLVLVGLLAAESLAVLIAVELVAGGRLNTGWRRS